One window from the genome of Malus domestica chromosome 01, GDT2T_hap1 encodes:
- the LOC114821909 gene encoding rop guanine nucleotide exchange factor 3-like isoform X1 encodes MDNSPSYDEHYDLGYQPSPSSVDQTDHSLAETSTSGDSFMYRRTNSETSAYSESVDDSSYSGEASPWFYPNVKSNPLSLTRLGLKQYNKNASDDKLEDHKAVDSELEMMKERFAKLLLGEDMSGSGKGVCTAVTISNSITNLYATVFGQNLRLEPLNPEKKAMWKREMNCLLSVCDYMVELIPISQNLQEGAQVELMESRPRSDLYINLPALQKLDAMLIVRLALRDKKSHIFLKTEQVFFNQGLKVHEFLFLWQEVLDSFQDTEFWYAEKGSMSSNSTRTGSFRRVVVQRNEEKWWLPIPCVPPGGLSEKARKLLKHKRDSCNQIHKAAMAINSSILAEMEIPDSYMSTLPKSGKACLGDSIYHYMCTTDKFSPDQLLDCLDIATELEALILADRVEASMYTWRRKACMSNSKSSWIMVKDLMSETEWNDKNYVLAERAECLLFCLKQRYPELSQTSLDTCKIQCNRDVGQAVLESYSRVLESLAFNIVAWIEDVICVDRSARNQDK; translated from the exons ATGGACAATTCACCAAGTTATGATGAACACTACGATCTTGGTTACCAGCCTTCACCTTCTTCTGTGGATCAAACTGATCATTCGCTCGCGGAAACTTCAACAAGTGGCGATTCTTTCATGTACCGCCGGACAAATTCAGAGACCTCGGCTTACTCCGAGTCTGTGGATGACAGCAGTTACTCTGGTGAAGCTTCTCCTTGGTTCTACCCAAATGTAAAATCCAATCCGCTGTCTCTTACCAGACTTGGATTGAAGCAGTACAATAAGAATGCTTCCGATGATAAGCTTGAAGATCACAAAGCTGTTGATTCAG AGCTTGAGATGATGAAAGAAAGATTTGCAAAACTCTTGTTGGGTGAAGACATGTCAGGAAGTGGGAAAGGTGTATGCACCGCGGTCACGATCTCAAATTCGATAACCAACCTTTATG CCACGGTGTTTGGACAAAACTTGAGGCTAGAGCCATTGAATCCTGAGAAGAAAGCAATGTGGAAGAGGGAGATGAACTGTCTTTTATCAGTCTGTGATTACATGGTAGAACTCATCCCCATATCACAAAACTTACAAGAGGGGGCACAAGTGGAG TTGATGGAAAGCAGGCCAAGATCGGATCTTTATATCAATCTTCCAGCTTTGCAAAAGCTTGATGCAATGCTCATTGTAAGACTTGCCTTGCGTGATAAGAAATCGCATATTTTTCTCAAAACAGAGCAAGTCTTTTTCAATCAAGGGCTGAAAGTTCATGAATTTCTTTTCTTATGGCAGGAAGTACTTGATAGTTTCCAGGATACAGAATTCTGGTATGCAGAAAAAGGGAGCATGTCTTCAAATTCAACGCGAACAGGATCTTTTCGTAGGGTGGTTGTTCAGCGGAATGAGGAGAAATGGTGGTTGCCTATTCCATGCGTTCCTCCGGGAGGCCTGTCTGAGAAGGCAAGGAAGCTTTTGAAACACAAACGCGACAGTTGTAATCAAATTCATAAAGCAGCCATGGCAATCAACAGCAGCATTCTTGCCGAGATGGAAATCCCAGACTCATACATGTCAACTCTTCCGAAG AGCGGAAAAGCTTGTCTGGGAGACTCCATATACCACTACATGTGCACGACGGACAAGTTCTCCCCAGACCAACTTCTGGACTGCCTCGACATAGCAACTGAACTGGAAGCACTTATTCTTGCAGACAGGGTCGAAGCCTCGATGTACACGTGGAGGCGTAAAGCGTGCATGAGCAACTCAAAATCTTCCTGGATCATGGTGAAAGATCTGATGTCAGAAACAGAATGGAATGACAAGAATTATGTTTTGGCAGAGAGAGCCGAGTGCTTGCTGTTCTGTTTGAAGCAGAGATATCCTGAGCTCTCTCAGACATCCTTGGACACATGCAAGATCCAATGCAATAGG GATGTGGGGCAGGCAGTGCTAGAGAGCTACTCAAGAGTGTTGGAGAGTTTGGCATTCAACATTGTTGCCTGGATTGAAGATGTAATTTGTGTTGACAGATCCGCGAGAAACCAAGACAAATAG
- the LOC114821909 gene encoding rop guanine nucleotide exchange factor 2-like isoform X2 encodes MDNSPSYDEHYDLGYQPSPSSVDQTDHSLAETSTSGDSFMYRRTNSETSAYSESVDDSSYSGEASPWFYPNVKSNPLSLTRLGLKQYNKNASDDKLEDHKAVDSELEMMKERFAKLLLGEDMSGSGKGVCTAVTISNSITNLYATVFGQNLRLEPLNPEKKAMWKREMNCLLSVCDYMVELIPISQNLQEGAQVELMESRPRSDLYINLPALQKLDAMLIEVLDSFQDTEFWYAEKGSMSSNSTRTGSFRRVVVQRNEEKWWLPIPCVPPGGLSEKARKLLKHKRDSCNQIHKAAMAINSSILAEMEIPDSYMSTLPKSGKACLGDSIYHYMCTTDKFSPDQLLDCLDIATELEALILADRVEASMYTWRRKACMSNSKSSWIMVKDLMSETEWNDKNYVLAERAECLLFCLKQRYPELSQTSLDTCKIQCNRDVGQAVLESYSRVLESLAFNIVAWIEDVICVDRSARNQDK; translated from the exons ATGGACAATTCACCAAGTTATGATGAACACTACGATCTTGGTTACCAGCCTTCACCTTCTTCTGTGGATCAAACTGATCATTCGCTCGCGGAAACTTCAACAAGTGGCGATTCTTTCATGTACCGCCGGACAAATTCAGAGACCTCGGCTTACTCCGAGTCTGTGGATGACAGCAGTTACTCTGGTGAAGCTTCTCCTTGGTTCTACCCAAATGTAAAATCCAATCCGCTGTCTCTTACCAGACTTGGATTGAAGCAGTACAATAAGAATGCTTCCGATGATAAGCTTGAAGATCACAAAGCTGTTGATTCAG AGCTTGAGATGATGAAAGAAAGATTTGCAAAACTCTTGTTGGGTGAAGACATGTCAGGAAGTGGGAAAGGTGTATGCACCGCGGTCACGATCTCAAATTCGATAACCAACCTTTATG CCACGGTGTTTGGACAAAACTTGAGGCTAGAGCCATTGAATCCTGAGAAGAAAGCAATGTGGAAGAGGGAGATGAACTGTCTTTTATCAGTCTGTGATTACATGGTAGAACTCATCCCCATATCACAAAACTTACAAGAGGGGGCACAAGTGGAG TTGATGGAAAGCAGGCCAAGATCGGATCTTTATATCAATCTTCCAGCTTTGCAAAAGCTTGATGCAATGCTCATT GAAGTACTTGATAGTTTCCAGGATACAGAATTCTGGTATGCAGAAAAAGGGAGCATGTCTTCAAATTCAACGCGAACAGGATCTTTTCGTAGGGTGGTTGTTCAGCGGAATGAGGAGAAATGGTGGTTGCCTATTCCATGCGTTCCTCCGGGAGGCCTGTCTGAGAAGGCAAGGAAGCTTTTGAAACACAAACGCGACAGTTGTAATCAAATTCATAAAGCAGCCATGGCAATCAACAGCAGCATTCTTGCCGAGATGGAAATCCCAGACTCATACATGTCAACTCTTCCGAAG AGCGGAAAAGCTTGTCTGGGAGACTCCATATACCACTACATGTGCACGACGGACAAGTTCTCCCCAGACCAACTTCTGGACTGCCTCGACATAGCAACTGAACTGGAAGCACTTATTCTTGCAGACAGGGTCGAAGCCTCGATGTACACGTGGAGGCGTAAAGCGTGCATGAGCAACTCAAAATCTTCCTGGATCATGGTGAAAGATCTGATGTCAGAAACAGAATGGAATGACAAGAATTATGTTTTGGCAGAGAGAGCCGAGTGCTTGCTGTTCTGTTTGAAGCAGAGATATCCTGAGCTCTCTCAGACATCCTTGGACACATGCAAGATCCAATGCAATAGG GATGTGGGGCAGGCAGTGCTAGAGAGCTACTCAAGAGTGTTGGAGAGTTTGGCATTCAACATTGTTGCCTGGATTGAAGATGTAATTTGTGTTGACAGATCCGCGAGAAACCAAGACAAATAG